The following coding sequences are from one Humulus lupulus chromosome X, drHumLupu1.1, whole genome shotgun sequence window:
- the LOC133805666 gene encoding uncharacterized protein LOC133805666 yields the protein MRQRASAKKTRIEDPPAAGPSKNTTPPPSPLEQQTPPAPVESTPSPPAPVDHTQLAALVQTWDDIPSRALRSAKDRMTRILRHERSREAMVGTESMDVDHILNRTLNELASAMLTVTASQLRSGVITEQSKSSEQRHAEELKAAEEKYAEQLEEAQKENAALLEEKNKLVEEMAQNYLPECMRQTEIARCASRLEEEERAKIPASPEISLATDMEGVDNEAEVVVDQENPQDPPAS from the exons ATGAGGCAAAGAGCCTCGGCCAAGAAAACCCGCATTGAGGACCCACCAGCAGCTGGTCCTTCAAAAAAtacaacaccacctccttctcccctcGAGCAGCAAACTCCGCCTGCACCGGTCGAGTCGACCCCTTCCCCACCGGCTCCTGTTGATCATACACAGCTAGCAGCTCTTGTCCAAACATGGGATGACATACCGAGCCGCGCTCTAAGATCGGCCAAGGATAGGATGACAAGGATCCTGAGGCACGAGCGTAGCCGAGAAGCTATGGTTGGGACAGAGTCGATGGATGTCGACCATATCTTGAATCGCACCCTAAACGAGCTTGCCAGT GCAATGTTGACCGTGACTGCCAGCCAGCTTCGCTCGGGGGTCATCACTGAGCAATCCAAGTCGTCCGAGCAACGACAtgctgaggagcttaaggctgcTGAAGAGAAATATGCAGAGCAGCTCGAGGAGGCTCAGAAGGAAAATGCAGCATTGCTTGAGGAGAAAAATAAACTGGTCGAGGAGATGGCGCAAAA CTATCTTCCTGAGTGCATGAGGCAAACTGAAATAGCCCGATGCGCTTCTCGCTTGGAGGAGGAAGAAAGAGCGAAGATCCCagcctcgcccgaaatctccttggccactgACATGGAAGGTGTGGACAATGAAGCCGAAGTTGTAGTCGACCAGGAAAATCCACAAGATCCTCCTGCCTCCTGA